In Strigops habroptila isolate Jane chromosome 2, bStrHab1.2.pri, whole genome shotgun sequence, one genomic interval encodes:
- the RBM11 gene encoding splicing regulator RBM11 isoform X2 — protein MAGPLIKVTICKDKEGRPKSFGFVCFKHKESVPYAVALLNGIRLYGRPIRVQFRFGSSHSAELNSPKRGFENYTDLHSPSYRYQEPYGNPQFPVTRFPMNSSLPYEYSGFPKTVNSLGQQYPVQSPMVQQFPYYQMTPPQPSNFYFSPYQNQAANFKSAQSSFEMALPHSSNYGMHQVDQRTSKRKREQQSYDSDTSIEDDKMRQRKVGQKYRKCKAKRKRH, from the exons ATG GCTGGACCACTAATCAAAGTGACGATTTGTAAGGACAAAGAAGGAAGACCTAAGTCTTTTGGATTTGTCTGTTTTAAGCACAAAGAATCAGTGCCTTATGCAGTAGCTTTGCTGAATGGAATCCGTTTGTATGGAAGACCAATTAGAGTGCAGTTTCGGTTTG GGAGTTCTCACTCAGCAGAACTGAACAGCCCTAAACGTGGTTTTGAGAACTATACTGACTTACATTCACCTTCATATAG GTATCAAGAGCCGTATGGAAATCCTCAATTTCCTGTTACTCGTTTTCCAATGAACAGTAGTTTACCTTATGAATATTCAGGCTTTCCAAAGACG GTGAACAGTTTAGGACAGCAGTACCCAGTACAGAGTCCAATGGTTCAACAATTTCCTTATTACCAGATGACTCCACCACAGCCTTCAAATTTCTACTTTTCTCCCTATCAGAACCAAGCTGCAAACTTTAAGTCTGCACAGAGTTCTTTTGAAATGGCCCTGCCACACTCAAGTAACTATGGAATGCACCAGGTGGATCAAAGAACCtctaaaagaaagagagaacagCAAAGTTATGACAGTGACACTAGCATTGAGGATGACAAAATGAGACAAAGAAAGGTTGGCCAAAAATACAGGAAGTGCAAAGCCAAGAGAAAGAGGCACTAA
- the RBM11 gene encoding splicing regulator RBM11 isoform X1 codes for MSSPGRSEEVDRTLFVGNLESRVREEILYELFLQAGPLIKVTICKDKEGRPKSFGFVCFKHKESVPYAVALLNGIRLYGRPIRVQFRFGSSHSAELNSPKRGFENYTDLHSPSYRYQEPYGNPQFPVTRFPMNSSLPYEYSGFPKTVNSLGQQYPVQSPMVQQFPYYQMTPPQPSNFYFSPYQNQAANFKSAQSSFEMALPHSSNYGMHQVDQRTSKRKREQQSYDSDTSIEDDKMRQRKVGQKYRKCKAKRKRH; via the exons ATGTCGTCGCCGGGGCGGTCCGAGGAGGTGGACCGGACGCTGTTCGTGGGGAACCTGGAGAGCCGCGTGCGGGAGGAGATCCTCTACGAGCTCTTCCTGCAG GCTGGACCACTAATCAAAGTGACGATTTGTAAGGACAAAGAAGGAAGACCTAAGTCTTTTGGATTTGTCTGTTTTAAGCACAAAGAATCAGTGCCTTATGCAGTAGCTTTGCTGAATGGAATCCGTTTGTATGGAAGACCAATTAGAGTGCAGTTTCGGTTTG GGAGTTCTCACTCAGCAGAACTGAACAGCCCTAAACGTGGTTTTGAGAACTATACTGACTTACATTCACCTTCATATAG GTATCAAGAGCCGTATGGAAATCCTCAATTTCCTGTTACTCGTTTTCCAATGAACAGTAGTTTACCTTATGAATATTCAGGCTTTCCAAAGACG GTGAACAGTTTAGGACAGCAGTACCCAGTACAGAGTCCAATGGTTCAACAATTTCCTTATTACCAGATGACTCCACCACAGCCTTCAAATTTCTACTTTTCTCCCTATCAGAACCAAGCTGCAAACTTTAAGTCTGCACAGAGTTCTTTTGAAATGGCCCTGCCACACTCAAGTAACTATGGAATGCACCAGGTGGATCAAAGAACCtctaaaagaaagagagaacagCAAAGTTATGACAGTGACACTAGCATTGAGGATGACAAAATGAGACAAAGAAAGGTTGGCCAAAAATACAGGAAGTGCAAAGCCAAGAGAAAGAGGCACTAA